In the Pelagicoccus albus genome, AACAGTACTATTCTGTGCGCTTTATGTCGGACGAACAGAAATGTGGTTATATACGTGATTTTAGGGGTTCTTGTCGGACGAACACGTCGTGGGCGGTGGTTATTGCTGTTGTTTTGTCATAACGCATTTTCTGGTGGGGGTGTTCGTCGGAGATTCGGGTCAAATGCCAAATTAAGCGCAGAGAGGTAGGGAGCAAGTATTTATTAAGTAGTTATTAGGGGTGGCTAATGGGGTTAATGATTAGTTGTCCGGTCGGCCTTGACGCTGACCGTTTAAAACGAAAAAACCGCCACTTGAGCGGTTGGCCTAAGTGGCGGTCTGAGGGCTCCTAACCTGGAGCCGTATGTCTTCTTGGAGCTGGGACTGGCCCGGCCTGTTTACTCGAGGTAGAGAGAGCGGAGCTTGGCCAGTTTGTTTTGGTCGAGCTGCAGGGCTTCTTCGAAATAAGCGTCGTAAGAGCCGTACTTTGACTTGATGGCGTTGAAGGCGGACTGCATCCAGCTGATGCGGGTGCCCATGAATTGTTTCATGACGATGGGGTCGACGCCGTAGTGAGCCGCGTATTGTTCCACCACGGAGTCTGGCATGGTCCAAACTTTCCCGGAGATCATGTAGTCCTCGAGGATGGTTGCCTCATCTACTCCCAGGGCGAGCAGGATCAGGGCGGAACCGACTCCCGCTCTATCTTTGCCGGCTTGGCAATGGAAGACGAGGGCGTGCTCGTCGTCTAGGAGCTGGGCGAAGATTTTGGCGTAGAGGGGAGCTGCATAGAGGGCAAAGCCAGCATAGGCATTCTCCATGAGCTCGTTGCCGAGGACTTCAATCTCTTCGTTGGATTTGCCTTGGAGGGCGAGCATGGCGCTCTCGTCGATTTTCTTGCCGGTTGCTTTTGCGAGGGCTTCCTGGATGTTGAGGTTTATGTAATCGATGTCGGAATCCTCAGGGAGGCGGTCTGGACTCTTGGCGAGCTCCTTCTCGTCGCGGAGGTCGCAAACGGTACCGATGTTCAATTCCTTGAGAAGCTCTTGATCGGAATCGGTGAGCTTATCCAAGGCGTTGGAGCGATAGATTTTTCCCCATTTAACGGTCTTGCCTTCTTGAGTGGTGTAACCACCCAGGTCGCGGAAGTTTTGGGCTCCCTCCATGCCTGGGAAACGGTCGTGTTCGCTGGAGGCGAAAACCGTGGCGCTTGCTATTGTAAGGCTGGCGATGGTGGCTGCGGTGCGTATCCAATTTTTCATAGTCTTACTTGTTTAAGGATTAGAATTGTGTGCGAAGGCCGAGAAGGTATCTGCGTCCGAAGCCTTCGACTTCGATTGGCTGGTCGGATGTGGCTTGGTAGCGTACTCCGCGTTCGTCAGTGAGGTTGTTTGCGTCTAGGAACAGTGAGAGATTTTCGGTCAGCTGGTAGCGTCCGGAAAAATCGACGCGCTCGGTCGCGGCCCAGTAGATGTCGCCGCTGTCTTCGAAGCCGACGTCGTCGAGCCAGTCGTCGCGCCACTGGTAGCTTAGGCGCAGCGAGAGGCCGTGCTTTTCGTAGAAGAGCGAGGAATTGACGATGGTGTCGGAGGTGCCTGGGAAATTGGCCGTGCGTCCGTCTGGCGTGTCGAACGAGCCGTCCAGGAAGGAGAGGTTAAACTGTACGCCAAGACCGTCGAGAGCCGCGGGCATGTTGTCGGGGCGGTGCAGGAGGTTGAACTCCAGTCCCGATAGGGAGCCGCTTCCGCCGTTGAGGGTGGTGGTGTATTCGTAGCCGGAGCGGTCGATATCGTCGGAGTTGTAGCGGTCGTCCCCCACGGTGGTGGTGAAGTCGAAAATCACGTCTTCAACTTCGCGGTGAAAGACGCCTGCAGAGAGAAGTGAGGAGGTGGAGAAATACCACTCCACGCTCGCGTCTAGGCCGTAGGTCTGTTCCGGATCGAGGTAAGGGTTTCCGCCGCTAACGCTTTCATCGGTATCGCTAATGCTGGCACTGTAGCGAAGCTCGCCGAAGTCAGGTCTGCCGATACCGGTAACCGCTGCAAGGCGGAGTTTGGTATTGTCGTTCAGGTCGAGGTTGTAGTGAACGCTTGGGAAAATGTCCGAGTAGTCGTTTGAGATTTCCTGATGGATCGGAGTCTCGTCTACGATGAGATAGCCGCCGCTGTTGATATCCACAGATTCGATACGGAAGCCGGCGATGAGCTCGCTATCCTGATGCTTCCAGGTGAGCATTCCGTAAGCGGAAAGGATGTTTTCCTCGATTTCGAAAATCCCGTCGGCTGCGATGTTGGCGGTCGGGTCGTAAAGTCCCGCAGCCTGCAAAGTAGCAAGAGCTCCGTCGAGCGACTCGCGTAGGCCGATGTTGTCAACGTAGTCCACTTGGAAGCCGAGCGGGAAGTCGGAGTCCCAGTTTTGCGAGGTGATGTATGGGCTCGTGTCCCAGTCGGCTCCAATCGCAGCGAGGTAAGGCGAGAGGTAAACGGTGTTGTAGCTGGTGAGGGTGTTTCCGTCAGCCGAGCGGTCGTCGTATTGAAGTCCGAACTTCGCGATCAAATCGTGCTCGCCGTGGACGAACTCCCTTTGGGCATCGACGCCGAAGGTATTGGAGTCCGAAACGGTGGACGATTCGATCGGCAGGAGCAGGTCCATGCCGAAAGCAGTCTGGTCGAGGCTAGCGAGTGAGTCGCCCCTCGCAATGACTCCTTCCTCCGGACGGTAGTCGGTAGAATAAAGGTCGATGATAGGAGTCCCGGAGGTGAGGCCCGAGTAGGACAAGCTGTAGAAGAGAGAAGGATCCGTCTGCAGCTGCATGAGGATCGGGAGGTCGGTGGAGAAGTCGGTCTCGGTGTAGTTGAGTTTCCAATTCAGATTCCACTCGCCGAGCTTGTGCTCGTAGCCGAGGTTGTTGGTCCAAGTGGAGTTCTTGTAGTTTCCGTACTCCAACATGCCGCGAACGGGGACGCCAACCAAGTCGCATGAGTCCGCCAAGGCAGTGCCGGAAATGGCGTCGTCGAGGAGGAATATATATTGGTTGCGTTGCTCGTCGTCATTGAATTCCGAGTACACGGTAGAGATCGTGATCTTCGAATCTTCGGTCGGCGTGAAATCGAACTTAAGGCTGCCAGCATTGTTTTGGCGGCTGAGCTTGTAGCTGCGGAAGTCGATGTCTTCCGGGACGCCGTCCGACCAGCCGAATTCGCGGTTGTCGGTCGTCTGGTCCATGCGGAAATGGGAGGCCGAGGCGGCGATACCCCAATTGCTGCCACCCGCCAGGTATTTGACGGAAGCGCGTCGTTGCATGCCGTCTCCGAGCTCAAGGGTTCCGTATCCAAATTCTGCGGATGCTTTAGGAGAGATCAAACCGAGTCCGGAGCTGGTTTTGATATTTACGCGCCCAGCGATCGACTCGGCTGGCATGTCCGGAGTCATGGTCTTGTGAACTTCGAGCGTATCGATGATGGAAGAGGGGACGGAGTCGAAACGGAAAACTCGCTCCTCCGCTCCGATAACATTTACGCCATCGAAAGCGACGGTCGTCCAGCGGGCAGGAGCTCCGCGAACTTGGATGAAACGTTCCTGTCCTTGGTCGCGTTGGACCGCTACGGCAGGAAGGCGCGCGAGGGCGGCGGCCGCATTTTGGTCGGGGAAATTTCCGATCGCGTCGGAGGCGACCACGTTGACCACTGTGTCGGATCGCCTTTGCAGGCTGATCGATTCCTGCTGGCTATGGTAGATCGGAGCTGACTTGACGAAGATCTCATCGAGCTCGGTTACGTTGGTGTCGCTGAATTGGGTATCCGCGATTTCCGCGGCGTAGAGAACGCCGGACAATGCCGAGAGGAAAAGGACGGCACCGGTTTTTGCTAGTTTGGCCTGTTGTTTCATTTCTGTAGGAAGTTTAAGCGCTAGGATGAATAACGTACGTTATCGCTTACACTAGGAGAAATGAGGAATGGCAGGTGAAGATTGGGATTCAGGAGGGTAACAGGGGTGTTACATGAAAAGATAAGGTAACAAGCGTTACGCTTTGACATGGAAAAGCTGCTAAATCACTTACTGGTTCATGGTATCGGATACAGTAAATGTGGAGGGCGAGGCTTTGGATCTCGGCTGCCTCGGTTTGGAAGAGTTGGGGCTCGGTCAGCCTGCGGACCTTATGCAGCGCGAAAGCGAAGTTCGCCGACGGATTCTGGGAGCCGCTCTGCCCTTGTTCGCCAATCAAGGCTTCGATTCGACACCGGTGGACCAAATCATTTCCGATTCCGAAGCCTCACCCAGTACCTTGTATCGCCAGTTCGAGAACAAGGAAGGATTGCTCAACTGCCTCTACTCCATCGCTCACGCGGAGTTCGCCGAATATGTCTCAGTGGAAGCGGGAGAAATCTGGAGAGATATCAGTTTCTACGAAGTATTGAGGCGCGGCGTTGCTTATGGGATGTATCGGCCAAATCGCTACAAGATACTTTTTGTGAGGAATTTCACCGGTATCCTGCGGGAAGAGAATTTGAAGGTGAGCGAACTCTTCCGGCAAGGGAGCTTGGAAATCCTGAAACTCGGACAAGAGAAGCGATTCATTCGGGAGGGGGATGTGCAGATGCTCGATTCGGTGATCCGCGGTGGCATCAATAACACCCTTCAGCAGTTCGCCGAAAATCGGATCGAGCTGACTCGCACGAACTTCGATTTCCTAGTCCGCATGATTTGGGACGCGATCCGGTTTTAAGAGACCGCGTTCCTGAAAACCTGTAGTGAGTTTACCGCTACAGGGCTTGGTAAGTGAAGTCGCTAAGCGTGACGCTTCCTTCGCCGAGGCTGCAGATGCCGACTTTTAGGCTTAGGAATCCACCGAAGACATTGTGGTTTAAGCCGGATACTTCCATACGGGTGGGGTGGAGGCGCCACGTTTGGCCGCCGTCTACGGAGTAGTGGTAGGTGATGACATTGCGATCGTTGGTGATGCGTCCACGGACCTTTTTGCCCTCGAGAGGAACGCTGGCCCACTCTTCGGTCGTGGCGTACTGGTAGGTCTTCGCTTTCTCTCCGGTGAAGCCGATGCCTACGAGAGCTTTCGGGTTGTAATAGAGCAAGAATGCACCTTCCGCATCGCCCTCGATTTCGAAGTTCATTTCCACCTGGTAAGCTTGATCCATGGCGATGCAGGTGAGGGGCGAGCTATTGGCAGGCGAGTCGCCCGAGGCGGCAAGGGTGAGGGAATTCTCGCCGTAGGAGACACGATCCATCTCGTCCGGTCTTGGGTCGTGGAAGGCCCATTGCACGCCGAATTTGTTACTGGTGGGATCTCGACCTTTTTTCTAGATCGGGCAGGCAGCAAAGATCGAATCCCGCGGCAGCCGGGGAGGAGTCTGCTGCGTTTTTGCTACTCCTTCATTTTAGGCCCAGCGATGAGGCTGAGAGATGCCCACGCTAGGCCGACTATCATCAATCCGCTTCCGGCCAGCAGGGAGGCATTCACTTGGCCAGGCGTTTGCATGTCGAAGGTGAAGACCGTCTTTCCGAAAGCGTCGGTACCCACTTCGATATCGGAAGCTTCCTCCGGGAAACTAATGGTAAAGACTTGTTGGATACTGCCTCCAAATTCCTGGGGGTTGTCCACGTACATAAACTTAGCGTCTCCCAATTCGGTGATGTCTGCGTTTCTGACTCCTGTCTCGAAAATCCAATTACCGCGCTTGTCTACTTTGCACATGCCTAGGGCGGTGAACTTCAGTTCGAAACTCCGCTCCATGTCGTTTCGCTTGAGATCGAAGTCTCTCAAGACGTAGGCCGGCATGCTCCTTTGGGTTTCGCGTTTGAGGGCGGCCGGGTTGTTCCCCACGGTTTCCTGCCAAAGATCCCATTGCGAGGCGGGCATGGTCATGGAGGTGACGACTTCGACGTTGCCCACCTTGTCCATGTTCATGGCGATCTTCTGCTTGCTTTGAGCGAAGGCAGCGGTGGCGAGTATCAGGCTGGCAAGAGCTAGGATGGGAGTTCTCATTGGATGGTATTGAAAAGTTGGAGGATGGTCTGGGAATTTGCTTGGTAGTACTGGATGGGCGATCCGATCGAGACGATGCGAATGCCGTTGTTGTAGGGAAGGGCTTTGCCGATCCAATTGAGAGTCATTCCGTAGCCGTGGGTTTGGCCCATGATCTGGTTCCCTTGTTCGAATTGGTACACAATGTTCATCCCCTGATAAGCCAGCTGTTGCTGGATCTGGCCCATGGCCATGGCTGGATCGTTGGTGGGTACATCGAAAACAGAGGCGGCGATAGTCATGTCTGGCGAAGAGATTTGGGCCGTCAATATGGGTAGGTTCGCTTCCGGGTGCTGGGCGGTTATCCAGCCGTTGGGTATTGCGATCGACAATGGGGGGCCGGTGACGGCGGGCGTGAAGTTGGGCTGCGGTGGATTTGGACCATTGACGACTGGCCAAGTTTCGCTGGGCCCCGGTTGCGGAGCTGGAGTCAACGGTTTGTTGTCGAAGTTCTTGGCCAGTTCGTCGATCTTTCCGCGAAGATAGGAGTCGTCCTTCAAGCTCATGGGGATAGCGCCTTCCCCGTTCAGTTGATGTACGTCGATGATCGTATATCTGGGGTCGCCTTGCTGAGCGGCGGTTATGAACTTATCGAGAGACTTCATTCCAGTCTCGTAGGCCTCGTCCGCGGTAGCGCTGCCGCCAATGCCTTCCCCGCCAATCCCTGTGGCTTCGATGGCGAAGTATTGGTCGTTGATTTTGACTCCCGGATACATGTGCCCAGGTACGATATACAGCACGGGATCGAGGCCCGCCGCAGAGCAGACGCTAGCGTAAAGCATGCTGAGCTCGGCGCATTGGCCCGTGTTTCCAGTGATCACTTCTCGCGGCAGGCGGAACTCTTGGGAGTTGCTCGATACATCGTCGTACTCCTTGGGTATGCCGCCCGAGCCGCCGTAGACCATGCTCGTCATCAAGGTCGCTTCATAGAGTTTCTTCAGGAAGCGAACGGCTTCTTTGGGACGGTCTACTACTCCCGCGTCGTCTCCCTTCATAACCTTTTGCTGAACCACCTGAGTGTAGTAGCGGATGAGCGGATCGTTGGGGGTGACGAAGCAGGGAAAGAGGACCGCATTTGAGCGGATGTCTGCCCAGCCGCTGATTTCGTCCGGAGTAATGTTCGTGTAAACGAAGTTGTTCCGGCCGGCGATGCGGAAGCCAAACTCGGACTCTATTACGTCTTTTTCGGCAACGTCTTCCCAGGTAATCTCGATTTCGGCTTTCTCTTGGGATTCGGTCATCTTGTCGGTGATCGAATCCGCAAACTTCGGGTAGCAGGTCGCTACGGTGGTTTGTCCCGGATGTAGCTCGCCCGTAAGCGATAGCTCAGTCCATTCCGATATGTATCCAGGTATCCGGTACTTTATGGAAACGTCCTTGTAGACTTTCGGGGAGTCGTTTCGAAGGATGGCCTTGAACAAATAGAACCGGCCGTCAAGGGCTTCCGGGTTGGCATAGACCTTGTGGGCCGCCGGCATGACGTAGGCTATCTTTTCGATTTCAAGGTCTAGGTTGCCGGAGTCGTCTGATCCGAGAAAACCAAATAATATTAGCGCTAAACCGACGACCGCTGTGCAAAGCGGTAAGAGGAGACGTTTCATAGCTGAGTAAGCAAATGGTGTTGGACCGAAACCGTTGTGAGCTGCGGTTTCATTCAGGTAGGCGAACGTCCGGATTCTAGTCTTAGAGTGGGTAGTTTCGCCATACGCTAAAGCGCGTACGCGGCCAAAAGTTTCTTTCGGCCCAAACGGAGATGGGTAGAGTCGCCACGTTCCTTAGCTCTAATCTCAAAACCAAATAGTGATATTATGAATACGTTCCTGGCTTTGTTTTGTACTTTGATGATGGTCCTCCCCGGGGAAGCGAAAAGCGACGGTGAATTCGGCTCCTTGACGAATGTAATCTCGGTGGGAGAATCGGGGGCCTGGTCAGGAACTTGGGACGCGGGGTCCTACTGGATGCGGAATGCTTCAGATGCGGGGGCGATCCGTTATTTCTTCTCCAATGAGTCCAATGACTTCGGAGCTCGTCGCATCAGTGTCGAAGTCAACGTGGACGATGCTCCGGCTGATGGGCGAGCTGGTTTGCTCTACGCTTACCACGATTCGCCCAAGGTCTACTACATGCTCTTGGTCGGAAACGACGGCATGTTTGAGATCTATAAACGGGACGAGGGCGGGGTGCGAATGATGACTGGTAGCTCCTTTGATTTTTCGGAAAGTGGTTACCAGCGGATAGAGATTCGCGAGAAGGGCAAGGAGGTCAGCTTCTACGTCAATGGTCGAAACCTAGGCTCTATCGAGTCGGATGCGACGGGCAGCGGAGCTGTGGGAATTGTGGCTATGAACCTCGGCAATTTCGGATTTCGCGGCTACGAAGATTGAGTCGGGCAAAAGGGGGCCCTGAGTCGCAATGCTCTCGATGTGCGGCCCTTTAGGCCACGATTTCGCGGCAGGTATTTATGGCGGCGAGTCGCGTTTCCACGCCCAGCTGTTTGTAGATGTTTTCGACGTGCTTCTGCACCGTTCGGTAGCTGATACTCAAGATGACTGCGATTTCCGGATTGGTCTTGCCCTGGGCCATCCACTGGATGACCTCGATTTGCCGACCGGTGAAGCCGTAGCGAGACAAGGCTTCGGAGGAAAGAAATTCGTTTTCGTCCCAGATGAGGAGGGACCAGCTGTCGTTTTCCCGTTTGCTTCGGGAAAGGAGCCGAGCGCCTTTCTCCAAGGCTTTTGGCACTTCGCGAGTGGTCCCGATCGGTGCCTCTAAGCTGTATGAGAACTGGTCTGGTATTTGGTGCAGCGAGTCCGGTTGAAGGTACTTTTTTATCAAAGCGTTGGCACGTTGGTCCATGGTATGGATGAACCGCCCGGTACCGTGGATGACGCCGGCGTGTTTCGAGCTGCTGACACTGCCGGCCAGACTTTCCTGCAATAAGCGCTGCTGGATGATGCTGGAAACGAGAGGCTGAAGGATCTCCAAGCGCTCTACGTCGCGCTCCGAGAAGTCGCCCGAGCCCCGGGAGAGCACAAAACTGGTGCTGAGTCCGGAAGGGGCCTGAATCCCGAAGGTCAGCATGCTGTGAGTATACCCGCGGTAGCATTCGCGGTAGATGGGGCTTTCCTCGAATTGCCGGCGCGAGGAGAAATCCGTAAAGCGCAAGGGCGGGCTGGTGCCGTGCTTGCGAGTGTACTCGATCATGGGGTTCTGATGCTTAAAGAGCGGAAGCAAATTGCGTCGCTCCTCCGGCATGAGAAATCCGTCCAAGGAAAAGTGAAAAGCGTTTTCCGTATCGAGGTCTACGGTCCCAAAATTGATGGTATCGTAATCAACCGCCTCCTTCAGATAGAGCATGATTCGGCGAATCATATCCGCAAAGGAGAGTTGCTCGAGGGGTAGGGCGGATATGGATCGGCTGACCCTGGCGAGGTTGGCTGAGTTCATCTTGGGTTGGAAAGGCGTAGGTAACGTTAAACCGCATCGAAAATTAGGGGCCGATCTTGCTTTGGTAAAGTTCCGATTGCAGAACGATGCAGATATTTGAGGGAGAGCGTTGGTGGCTGTTGGTAGCGTTTCTCTCGAGGGAGGACGGGTGCAACTCAACGCTTCAGTAGTTTAATCGTAGGTTAGAGGGCTGGTTGAGGTTGAGTTTTGTGCGGAGTCGTTGTGGACTTTTGCCGCATGTTCGAAACGCGTATGCGTTTCGCAGATACGTGCCATGGTTATGGATCACGCCCCCACGCCGGTCCTGGCCTGCCATACCTCGCTAACCAGTAACTCCCATACTATGAAATTGATTAACGCGCTCGCTCCGGCAATCGCACTCGCAGCTACCCTTTCAGCTGAGCCGGTTCACCAGATGACAGTGAATCCGGAGGAATCAAATGGCACGATCAGCAGCCATCTCTACGGCCATTTCGCCGAACACCTTGGCCGCGGCATCTACGACGGCTTTTGGAAGAAGGATGCCGCCGGTGACTACATCATTCGCGACGACGTGGTCGCAGCCATGAAGGAGCTCGGAGTTCCCAATCTACGTTGGCCAGGCGGATGTTTCGCCGACTATTATTTCTGGGAACATGGCATCGGTCCCAAGGAAGATCGCCCCTCGGTGGTAAACAATCTTTGGGGTGGCGTGACAGAGGATAACTCTGTTGGCACGCACGAGTTTATGGATTTGGTAGCTGAGTTGGAAACGGAGCCCATCGTGGTGGGTAACGTGGGCAGCGGCACCGTCGAAGACATGGCTAACTGGTGGCAGTATCTCAACCACCCCGGTGAGAGCCCGATGTCCAAGTTGCGTGCCGAGAACGGCCGCGAAGAGCCTTGGAACGTACATTTCTTCGGTGTGGGCAACGAGAGCTGGGGCTGCGGAGGAAGCATGCGTCCAGAATATTACGCCGACCTCTACCGTCGCTTTTCGACCTTTTTGCACGCTTACGGCGATGTGAAGCCCTTCCGTATCGCTACGGGACCGGCGGAAGATGATTACAATTGGACCGAAGTCGTGATGGAGCGTGCCGGCGATATGATCGACGGTATCGATCTGCACTACTACACGCTGGATGGCTCTTGGTCGACCCACAAGGGGCAGGCTGTGAACTTCGATGAAGGCGGCTGGTTCCGCCTCATGAAGCGTGCCATGTTTATGGACGAGCTTCTCACCAACCACTCTGCCATCATGGACGAGTACGATCCGGAGAAACGCGTTTGGTTGATCGTCGGTGAATGGGGTACTTGGCATGAGCAGGAAGAAGGGTCGCACCCAGGTTTCCTCTACCAGCAAAACACGCTGCGCGACGCACTGACTGCATCCGTTACGCTCGATATCTTCCATCAGCACTTGGATCGCGTGAAGATGGCCAATATCGCCCAGACCATCAACGTGCTGCAGGCCATGATCCTGACCGATGGCGAGCGCATGCTTCGCACGCCGACCTATCACACTTTCGACCTCTACAAGCCGCACCGCGAAGCGACTGCTTTGGCATTTGAGCTAGAAGCAGGCGAGTATGCAGGAGAAGGCGAAACCCTACCAGCGGTGAGCGCTACGGTTTCCAAGAATGAGGAAGGACGTATCCACGTGAGCCTGACGAATATTGATCCAAACGAAGCTCGCACCGTCGAAGTTTCGTTCGATGGAATCAAGAAGCTCAAGATCAAGTCCGCTCGAATCCTCACAGCAGAGGAGATGAATGCTCGCAATACTTTCGATGCTCCGGACGCTCTCGTTCCTACCGAGTTCGAAGGGGCTAAGTTTGCCAAGGGCAAGCTCGTCGTTTCGCTCCCTGCCAAATCGCTTGTAACGATCGGCTTGGAGTAGCGTATCCGGTTTCTAATACCTTTATTTTTAAGGCCTCGGTTTTGTGCCGAGGCCTTTTTTTGTGTTCGTAGCCGAGTAGGGGCGGCGCTCCTGTCTGGGCCTTAGTCTGCGGGAGCGAGCTCTACGATCACAAGGGAGTAGGGCGGGAGCTCAAGTGGTAGCGACGCCTTTTTCAGCTTTTGCGTCTGGGTAGACGGGAGAACGGTTCCAGGCTTCTCCGCTGTGTTGGTATCGTCGAGTTCGCCTGCGAGGGTGGTGACCTTTACCTGTTTCGCCAGTTTCGAATCGGATGCGAAGTTTAGTGTCACCGGAATGGGATTGTCCGCTCCATTGACCAGTTTGACGAAGGCGTTTCCAGATTCGCTATTGCGAACGGCGGAGGCGGCAAAGCGTTGTTCGAGCGTAGGGATTTCCGCCTGGAGGTATTCGTCGCCACGCGTTTCGCCGAAGAGTTTTTGCACTTCGTAGCTAATGGTTGGATACACGGTCTGATTGTCGAAGTAGATCAAGTCAGGGTTCCACTGGGTACGACCGATCTTGGCGAGCAGTGGGGCGTAGGATGCCATGATGACCACGTCGCCATTTCGTTCCAAGGACGTCATGAAAGCGGCTTCGGCGAGAGCAGAGCGAAGGGTGAGCCGTCGTCCTTCATCATGGGCGGCGTATTCGCCAAGGTATACTTTTGACTCGGAGCGATCGTAGGAGTCGTAGCGATCTAGGTTGTCCCAAAACCAATCAGGGTCGCGGTAGTAGTGCTCGTCGACGACTTCGAGCTGCAGTTCGTTGGCTATGCTCCAGCCTATTTCGAAGTCCTCTCCATCGGGGAAGGGGCCGACGGTACCGATGACGGTGATTTCCGGATGCGCATTCTGGATGGCATCGTTGATCAGCTTGAAGCGCTCCTCGAACTCGGGGGTCATTTTATCCTCGTTTCCGACTCCGACGTATTTAAGTCCAAACGGTTCTGGGTGGCCGGCGGCCGCTCGAAGGGATCCCCATTTGCTGTCGGCCGGTCCGTTGGCCCACTCGATCAGGTCGAGTGTGTCTTGGATGTAGCGTTCCATTTCTTCGATGGGCAGGCAGCTTTGGCCGATGTCGAAGGTTTGACCAGTGTGCTGGCAACTTACCGCAGCAGCAACTACCGGAACTGGGATTGCTCCGATGTCCTCGCAAAACTGGAAGTACTCGAAGTAGCCAAGTCCGACGCTTTGGTGGTAGCCCCAGAGGTTGGGCTGGCCCTTGCGCGTTTCCAGGGGACCGACGGAATCTTTCCAATCATAGAAGTTCTCCACGCCATTTCCATGCACGAGACAGCCGCCTGGGAAACGGATGAAGCGAGGGTGCAGGTCCGCAATGGTTTGGGCGATGTCTTTGCGCAGCCCATTTTCGCGGCCGCGGAAGGTATCGGCTGGAAAAAGAGAGACGATGTCTAAGGCGATTCCGCCCGCTTCGGTGGCCACTAGCTCGAAGCTCGCATGTGTATCCGTTTTCTGGGCAACAAGGCTCGTTTTGAGTTTTGACCAATCCGTGGTGAGCGGAGGGAGTTTACTCTCGGCGATGATGTCTCCGTTTTGAGCTACGATGCGGGCAATCAACTCGGGCGCCTTTTCCTCGGGCTTGGCGGGCGTCCAGCGAGGTCCAATATGCAGAAGTCGGGCGAAGGCGGAGACGTTGTAGGATTT is a window encoding:
- a CDS encoding TonB-dependent receptor translates to MKQQAKLAKTGAVLFLSALSGVLYAAEIADTQFSDTNVTELDEIFVKSAPIYHSQQESISLQRRSDTVVNVVASDAIGNFPDQNAAAALARLPAVAVQRDQGQERFIQVRGAPARWTTVAFDGVNVIGAEERVFRFDSVPSSIIDTLEVHKTMTPDMPAESIAGRVNIKTSSGLGLISPKASAEFGYGTLELGDGMQRRASVKYLAGGSNWGIAASASHFRMDQTTDNREFGWSDGVPEDIDFRSYKLSRQNNAGSLKFDFTPTEDSKITISTVYSEFNDDEQRNQYIFLLDDAISGTALADSCDLVGVPVRGMLEYGNYKNSTWTNNLGYEHKLGEWNLNWKLNYTETDFSTDLPILMQLQTDPSLFYSLSYSGLTSGTPIIDLYSTDYRPEEGVIARGDSLASLDQTAFGMDLLLPIESSTVSDSNTFGVDAQREFVHGEHDLIAKFGLQYDDRSADGNTLTSYNTVYLSPYLAAIGADWDTSPYITSQNWDSDFPLGFQVDYVDNIGLRESLDGALATLQAAGLYDPTANIAADGIFEIEENILSAYGMLTWKHQDSELIAGFRIESVDINSGGYLIVDETPIHQEISNDYSDIFPSVHYNLDLNDNTKLRLAAVTGIGRPDFGELRYSASISDTDESVSGGNPYLDPEQTYGLDASVEWYFSTSSLLSAGVFHREVEDVIFDFTTTVGDDRYNSDDIDRSGYEYTTTLNGGSGSLSGLEFNLLHRPDNMPAALDGLGVQFNLSFLDGSFDTPDGRTANFPGTSDTIVNSSLFYEKHGLSLRLSYQWRDDWLDDVGFEDSGDIYWAATERVDFSGRYQLTENLSLFLDANNLTDERGVRYQATSDQPIEVEGFGRRYLLGLRTQF
- a CDS encoding TetR/AcrR family transcriptional regulator, whose translation is MVSDTVNVEGEALDLGCLGLEELGLGQPADLMQRESEVRRRILGAALPLFANQGFDSTPVDQIISDSEASPSTLYRQFENKEGLLNCLYSIAHAEFAEYVSVEAGEIWRDISFYEVLRRGVAYGMYRPNRYKILFVRNFTGILREENLKVSELFRQGSLEILKLGQEKRFIREGDVQMLDSVIRGGINNTLQQFAENRIELTRTNFDFLVRMIWDAIRF
- a CDS encoding alpha-L-arabinofuranosidase C-terminal domain-containing protein; translation: MTVNPEESNGTISSHLYGHFAEHLGRGIYDGFWKKDAAGDYIIRDDVVAAMKELGVPNLRWPGGCFADYYFWEHGIGPKEDRPSVVNNLWGGVTEDNSVGTHEFMDLVAELETEPIVVGNVGSGTVEDMANWWQYLNHPGESPMSKLRAENGREEPWNVHFFGVGNESWGCGGSMRPEYYADLYRRFSTFLHAYGDVKPFRIATGPAEDDYNWTEVVMERAGDMIDGIDLHYYTLDGSWSTHKGQAVNFDEGGWFRLMKRAMFMDELLTNHSAIMDEYDPEKRVWLIVGEWGTWHEQEEGSHPGFLYQQNTLRDALTASVTLDIFHQHLDRVKMANIAQTINVLQAMILTDGERMLRTPTYHTFDLYKPHREATALAFELEAGEYAGEGETLPAVSATVSKNEEGRIHVSLTNIDPNEARTVEVSFDGIKKLKIKSARILTAEEMNARNTFDAPDALVPTEFEGAKFAKGKLVVSLPAKSLVTIGLE
- a CDS encoding helix-turn-helix domain-containing protein, giving the protein MNSANLARVSRSISALPLEQLSFADMIRRIMLYLKEAVDYDTINFGTVDLDTENAFHFSLDGFLMPEERRNLLPLFKHQNPMIEYTRKHGTSPPLRFTDFSSRRQFEESPIYRECYRGYTHSMLTFGIQAPSGLSTSFVLSRGSGDFSERDVERLEILQPLVSSIIQQRLLQESLAGSVSSSKHAGVIHGTGRFIHTMDQRANALIKKYLQPDSLHQIPDQFSYSLEAPIGTTREVPKALEKGARLLSRSKRENDSWSLLIWDENEFLSSEALSRYGFTGRQIEVIQWMAQGKTNPEIAVILSISYRTVQKHVENIYKQLGVETRLAAINTCREIVA
- a CDS encoding tyrosine-protein phosphatase → MKNWIRTAATIASLTIASATVFASSEHDRFPGMEGAQNFRDLGGYTTQEGKTVKWGKIYRSNALDKLTDSDQELLKELNIGTVCDLRDEKELAKSPDRLPEDSDIDYINLNIQEALAKATGKKIDESAMLALQGKSNEEIEVLGNELMENAYAGFALYAAPLYAKIFAQLLDDEHALVFHCQAGKDRAGVGSALILLALGVDEATILEDYMISGKVWTMPDSVVEQYAAHYGVDPIVMKQFMGTRISWMQSAFNAIKSKYGSYDAYFEEALQLDQNKLAKLRSLYLE